Proteins encoded together in one Triticum dicoccoides isolate Atlit2015 ecotype Zavitan chromosome 7B, WEW_v2.0, whole genome shotgun sequence window:
- the LOC119336283 gene encoding uncharacterized protein LOC119336283, with amino-acid sequence MGLPLEQWRSSEEADSGDGKQAEASGCRTPSGSKARAAADGGCPAPPRKRRAAPGAVSQQGGRGFYAGADVEAFFAANNL; translated from the coding sequence ATGGGTCTCCCGCTTGAGCAGTGGCGCAGCAGCGAGGAGGCGGACAGCGGCGACGGCAAGCAGGCGGAGGCCTCCGGGTGCAGGACGCCGAGCGGCTCCAAGGCCCGCGCGGCCGCCGACGGGGGCTGCCCCGCGCCTCCTAGGAAGAGGAGGGCCGCGCCCGGGGCCGTCTCGCAGCAGGGCGGCAGGGGCTTCTACGCCGGCGCCGACGTCGAAGCCTTCTTCGCCGCCAACAACCTCTAG